Proteins from one Malaya genurostris strain Urasoe2022 chromosome 2, Malgen_1.1, whole genome shotgun sequence genomic window:
- the LOC131429534 gene encoding probable WRKY transcription factor protein 1 isoform X3: MNVMNNSSGDEEQVECPLCMEPLEVDDLNFFPCTCGYQICRFCWHRIRTDENELCPACRKAYPENPADFKPLSQEQIAAFKAEKRQRDQQRKAKVSENRKHLANVRVVQKNLVFVVGLPPRLADPETLKKHEYFGKYGKIHKVVLNNSTTYAGGPSASAYVTYINNNDALKAIHSVNNIMIDGRLIKTSLGTTKYCSHFMKNQTCPKPDCMYLHELGDQEASFTKEEMHQGKHQEYEKRLHDTMQAQLGLAPSGGTTAGSVNGNGGSNSAGGGVVNGNSNGNGNGTGTGTTTNGILANGTNGNGKTGDSKHISDITNGQNKEAWPSLSTTPINSSTHGNGGGGSNKENKINGKTVGSNKENGGRGDRKHEKSRTKGGRKHRGGREGNRNRDRARDRDHHGKEHGIKDSHSKRNSSSSSSSNNRSSCSSNLNKDSTISAATIVNGIANDTGRTNGDSVVAVSSAFSATSTTNSSEIISNSGNDSNDKLAVVVNSHLNGVDDSVKEEQNNSKNLKLIGNGCSSSGSSLSTDGKSAPQLDDLDDDDDELDFEDLDNDALSSDNDGKTDTPSLSSSGSSRAGGDSGSTLSETASGKSSPTAFPDPLAVVNTVISTGNTTTTIAIATSQASSDETVVNGAITTVNVAITNGISSSSSTFSTSSSALASDDKSCSDSTEPVISPSPSLFDSDVDGTNLTTTTVTTSTANKQQQQQPQPPNDINKTNSLIDNATSRFSKLGIFDDNCSFFSYSAFDRFSFNKDSPDGSQTTGLTSSQLPDLLSGTNDSNEQQTKEILKNLGNIQQQQQQQQQQQQQQQHHLLNNVHLQQQLNGLGLGNGGVESLAGLGSSTTDDWDAAFSKYVMRNKLDVEHHEELLRVQELQKRNLINSGLNGSQFNGFNGDYADYFHNTNELNSRLLSQQQHQHAHQRLQQQQHSDMNHIYAGNMSKFFDFHKNQQQQQQAAQHQQQQSQQFLLNGHAPLAVPDPMNIAGLIDNNRLSSHFLEQHTNGLLGSQHAQKQRMLNGQLSAQSILLNGANPQQQQQQPQQPQQQPQPNTRLHNPQQPQLQQYPQQNPVVDDDLGFDPFFETQKGLAELMNDEINQQQIPPNVAAGSHSKLLENVQRTRMPPPGFNHMNAFGFGVPRAQVSGSKILPFMNLANNTPPQQLPQQPQPPSWGQQLQQQQQFMGFQQNDQAHLAQSQLPSGHSKPGFGNNFADWTSFDPAIVSYRQFSFMNGPNQPGDMFLSAQQQQQQQNQLNQPGMQQPGQGFGHHGISLQSNIIGQQQQQQQQPSNPQAQVNFPHASANWLNSEQSSYMNSLPNGFGAPSFDKFSIPLPPGFQVAAAAALTNKQKTECIN, from the exons ATGAACGTGATGAACAATAGTAGCGGCGACGAGGAGCAGGTCGAATGCCCACTGTGCATGGAACCACTGGAGGTGGACGATCTCAACTTCTTCCCGTGTACGTGTGGCTATCAG ATTTGTCGGTTCTGCTGGCACAGGATCCGCACCGATGAGAACGAGCTATGCCCTGCGTGCCGGAAGGCCTACCCGGAAAACCCGGCCGACTTCAAGCCGCTGTCGCAGGAGCAGATTGCGGCGTTCAAGGCGGAGAAGCGGCAACGAGATCAACAGCGGAAGGCGAAAGTTTCCGAAAACCGCAAACATCTGGCTAACGTGCGGGTGGTACAGAAGAACCTGGTGTTCGTCGTTGGACTGCCGCCGAGATTGGCTGATCCCGAG ACTTTGAAAAAACACGAATACTTCGGCAAGTACGGGAAGATTCATAAAGTTGTGTTGAATAATAGTACAACGTACGCAGGA GGTCCGTCGGCGTCGGCGTACGTTACGTACATCAACAATAACGATGCACTGAAGGCCATCCATAGCGTCAACAACATTATGATCGATGGACGGTTGATAAAGACAAGCTTAGGTACCACCAAGTATTGCAGTCACTTCATGAAGAACCAAACGTGCCCAAAACCGGACTGCATGTATCTGCACGAGTTGGGCGATCAGGAGGCTAGTTTTACGAAGGAG GAGATGCATCAGGGGAAGCACCAGGAGTACGAGAAACGGCTCCACGATACGATGCAGGCGCAGTTAGGATTGGCACCCTCCGGGGGCACAACGGCGGGTTCGGTGAATGGCAACGGCGGCAGCAACAGTGCCGGTGGTGGTGTCGTCAATGGCAAcagtaatggcaatggcaacggtACCGGAACCGGCACCACCACGAACGGTATTCTCGCAAACGGTACAAACGGCAATGGTAAAACAGGTGATTCTAAACATATTAGCGACATAACCAATGGACAAAATAAAGAAGCTTGGCCAAGCTTATCCACTACGCCAATCAACAGTAGCACTCATGGCAATGGAGGCGGCGGTAGCAATAAGGAGAATAAGATTAACGGTAAAACAG TCGGAAGCAACAAGGAGAACGGAGGTCGCGGAGACAGGAAGCACGAAAAGTCTCGAACGAAAGGTGGTCGGAAACACCGTGGTGGTCGGGAAGGTAATCGCAATCGGGATAGAGCTCGGGATCGGGACCACCATGGCAAAGAGCACGGAATCAAAGACAGTCACAGTAAGCGCAATTCCAGTAGTAGCAGTAGCAGCAACAACCGAAGCAGCTGCAGCAGTAATCTTAACAAAGATAGTACAATTTCGGCGGCCACCATTGTCAATGGCATTGCGAACGATACCGGCAGAACAAACGGCGATAGCGTTGTGGCTGTGAGCAGTGCGTTCAGTGCTACCAGTACTACTAACTCCTCAGAGATCATTAGCAACAGTGGCAACGATAGCAATGATAAGCTGGCCGTCGTAGTCAACAGTCATCTGAATGGGGTTGACGACAGTGTCAAGGAAGAGCAAAACAATAGCAAAAATTTGAAACTTATTGGCAACGGTTGCAGTAGCAGTGGAAGCAGTTTAAGTACAGACGGTAAGTCGGCACCGCAACTAGACGACCtggatgatgatgacgacgagcTTGACTTTGAGGATCTGGACAATGATGCGCTCTCATCGGACAACGATGGCAAAACGGATACGCCGTCGCTGAG CAGTAGCGGTTCCTCGCGTGCAGGTGGAGACAGTGGTAGTACACTGAGTGAAACGGCCAGCGGAAAAAGTTCCCCGACTGCATTCCCCGATCCATTGGCTGTTGTAAATACTGTGATATCGACCGGTAACACGACGACAACCATCGCCATCGCCACCAGTCAGGCGTCTTCGGATGAAACCGTTGTCAATGGTGCCATCACGACAGTCAACGTCGCCATTACCAATGGTATTAGTAGCAGTAGTAGCACTTTCTCCACCTCCTCGTCCGCTTTAGCATCCGATGACAAGAGTTGCAGCGACAGTACTGAACCCGTGATATCGCCATCACCATCATTGTTTGACAGTGACGTTGATGGCACCAACCTAACCACTACAACCGTCACGACTTCGACGGCTAacaaacagcaacagcagcaaccgCAACCGCCAAATGACATAAATAAGACCAACAGTCTAATCGATAACGCCACCTCGCGGTTCTCCAAGCTAGGCATTTTTGATGACAACTGCAGTTTCTTCTCGTATAGTGCATTCGATAGGTTCAGCTTCAACAAAGACAGCCCGGATGGTAGCCAAACGACTGGTCTCACATCCTCCCAGCTACCAGATCTCCTCAGCGGTACAAATGATTCCAACGAGCAGCAAACGAAAGAGATCCTCAAGAACCTGGGAAAtattcagcagcagcagcagcagcaacaacaacaacaacaacagcaacagcatcATTTACTGAACAATGTGCATTTGCAGCAGCAGCTGAATGGTCTGGGTCTTGGAAATGGTGGTGTCGAGAGCCTGGCGGGGCTTGGCAGTAGCACCACCGATGATTGGGATGCAGCCTTCAGCAAGTACGTGATGCGCAACAAACTGGACGTTGAACATCACGAAGAACTGTTACGGGTGCAGGAGCTACAGAAGCGTAACCTCATTAATAGTGGACTGAACGGGTCGCAATTCAATGGCTTTAACG GAGACTATGCAGATTACTTCCACAACACGAACGAACTTAATAGCAGGTTGCTTAGTCAGCAACAACATCAGCATGCTCATCAGCGTTTACAGCAACAACAGCACTCCGACATGAATCACATCTATGCAGGCAACATGTCGAAGTtcttcgattttcacaaaaaccagcagcagcaacagcaagcCGCACAACACCAGCAGCAGCAAAGTCAACAATTTTTACTCAACGGACACGCGCCACTGGCCGTACCGGATCCGATGAACATTGCCGGCTTGATCGATAACAATCGGTTAAGCTCCCATTTCCTAGAACAACACACGAATG GTTTGCTAGGTTCTCAACACGCCCAGAAGCAGCGAATGCTCAATGGCCAGCTGAGTGCTCAAAGTATCCTGTTGAACGGGGCTAAtccacagcaacagcagcaacaaccacAACAACCACAGCAACAACCGCAACCAAACACCAGGCTTCACAATCCACAGCAGCCGCAACTGCagcagtatccacaacaaaatcCCGTCGTAGACGACGACTTAG GCTTCGACCCGTTCTTCGAAACCCAGAAGGGACTAGCAGAGCTAATGAATGACGAGATAAACCAACAGCAGATACCGCCGAATGTTGCAGCCGGAAGCCACAGTAAATTGTTAGAGAATGTTCAACGGACCCGGATGCCACCACCTGGCTTCAATCACATGAATGCCTTTGGTTTCGGTGTACCGAGAGCACAAG TTTCAGGCAGCAAAATTCTTCCCTTCATGAACTTAGCTAACAACACACCGCCACAGCAGCTACCACAACAGCCCCAGCCACCCAGTTGGGGTCAGCAGCTTCAGCAACAGCAGCAATTTATGGGATTCCAGCAGAATGATCAGGCTCATTTGGCACAATCCCAACTGCCGAGCGGACACAGTAAACCAG GTTTTGGAAACAATTTCGCCGACTGGACTTCGTTTGATCCAGCCATCGTCTCATACCGTCAGTTTTCGTTCATGAATGGTCCCAATCAGCCAGGTGATATGTTTCTGTCAgctcagcaacagcagcagcaacaaaatCAGCTGAATCAGCCAGGCATGCAACAACCAGGACAAG GATTTGGACATCACGGCATTAGCTTGCAGTCGAATATCATTGGccagcaacaacagcagcagcaacagccgaGCAATCCGCAAGCACAG
- the LOC131429534 gene encoding homeotic protein female sterile isoform X1 translates to MNVMNNSSGDEEQVECPLCMEPLEVDDLNFFPCTCGYQICRFCWHRIRTDENELCPACRKAYPENPADFKPLSQEQIAAFKAEKRQRDQQRKAKVSENRKHLANVRVVQKNLVFVVGLPPRLADPETLKKHEYFGKYGKIHKVVLNNSTTYAGVQGPSASAYVTYINNNDALKAIHSVNNIMIDGRLIKTSLGTTKYCSHFMKNQTCPKPDCMYLHELGDQEASFTKEEMHQGKHQEYEKRLHDTMQAQLGLAPSGGTTAGSVNGNGGSNSAGGGVVNGNSNGNGNGTGTGTTTNGILANGTNGNGKTGDSKHISDITNGQNKEAWPSLSTTPINSSTHGNGGGGSNKENKINGKTVGSNKENGGRGDRKHEKSRTKGGRKHRGGREGNRNRDRARDRDHHGKEHGIKDSHSKRNSSSSSSSNNRSSCSSNLNKDSTISAATIVNGIANDTGRTNGDSVVAVSSAFSATSTTNSSEIISNSGNDSNDKLAVVVNSHLNGVDDSVKEEQNNSKNLKLIGNGCSSSGSSLSTDGKSAPQLDDLDDDDDELDFEDLDNDALSSDNDGKTDTPSLSSSGSSRAGGDSGSTLSETASGKSSPTAFPDPLAVVNTVISTGNTTTTIAIATSQASSDETVVNGAITTVNVAITNGISSSSSTFSTSSSALASDDKSCSDSTEPVISPSPSLFDSDVDGTNLTTTTVTTSTANKQQQQQPQPPNDINKTNSLIDNATSRFSKLGIFDDNCSFFSYSAFDRFSFNKDSPDGSQTTGLTSSQLPDLLSGTNDSNEQQTKEILKNLGNIQQQQQQQQQQQQQQQHHLLNNVHLQQQLNGLGLGNGGVESLAGLGSSTTDDWDAAFSKYVMRNKLDVEHHEELLRVQELQKRNLINSGLNGSQFNGFNGDYADYFHNTNELNSRLLSQQQHQHAHQRLQQQQHSDMNHIYAGNMSKFFDFHKNQQQQQQAAQHQQQQSQQFLLNGHAPLAVPDPMNIAGLIDNNRLSSHFLEQHTNGLLGSQHAQKQRMLNGQLSAQSILLNGANPQQQQQQPQQPQQQPQPNTRLHNPQQPQLQQYPQQNPVVDDDLGFDPFFETQKGLAELMNDEINQQQIPPNVAAGSHSKLLENVQRTRMPPPGFNHMNAFGFGVPRAQVSGSKILPFMNLANNTPPQQLPQQPQPPSWGQQLQQQQQFMGFQQNDQAHLAQSQLPSGHSKPGFGNNFADWTSFDPAIVSYRQFSFMNGPNQPGDMFLSAQQQQQQQNQLNQPGMQQPGQGFGHHGISLQSNIIGQQQQQQQQPSNPQAQVNFPHASANWLNSEQSSYMNSLPNGFGAPSFDKFSIPLPPGFQVAAAAALTNKQKTECIN, encoded by the exons ATGAACGTGATGAACAATAGTAGCGGCGACGAGGAGCAGGTCGAATGCCCACTGTGCATGGAACCACTGGAGGTGGACGATCTCAACTTCTTCCCGTGTACGTGTGGCTATCAG ATTTGTCGGTTCTGCTGGCACAGGATCCGCACCGATGAGAACGAGCTATGCCCTGCGTGCCGGAAGGCCTACCCGGAAAACCCGGCCGACTTCAAGCCGCTGTCGCAGGAGCAGATTGCGGCGTTCAAGGCGGAGAAGCGGCAACGAGATCAACAGCGGAAGGCGAAAGTTTCCGAAAACCGCAAACATCTGGCTAACGTGCGGGTGGTACAGAAGAACCTGGTGTTCGTCGTTGGACTGCCGCCGAGATTGGCTGATCCCGAG ACTTTGAAAAAACACGAATACTTCGGCAAGTACGGGAAGATTCATAAAGTTGTGTTGAATAATAGTACAACGTACGCAGGAGTCCAG GGTCCGTCGGCGTCGGCGTACGTTACGTACATCAACAATAACGATGCACTGAAGGCCATCCATAGCGTCAACAACATTATGATCGATGGACGGTTGATAAAGACAAGCTTAGGTACCACCAAGTATTGCAGTCACTTCATGAAGAACCAAACGTGCCCAAAACCGGACTGCATGTATCTGCACGAGTTGGGCGATCAGGAGGCTAGTTTTACGAAGGAG GAGATGCATCAGGGGAAGCACCAGGAGTACGAGAAACGGCTCCACGATACGATGCAGGCGCAGTTAGGATTGGCACCCTCCGGGGGCACAACGGCGGGTTCGGTGAATGGCAACGGCGGCAGCAACAGTGCCGGTGGTGGTGTCGTCAATGGCAAcagtaatggcaatggcaacggtACCGGAACCGGCACCACCACGAACGGTATTCTCGCAAACGGTACAAACGGCAATGGTAAAACAGGTGATTCTAAACATATTAGCGACATAACCAATGGACAAAATAAAGAAGCTTGGCCAAGCTTATCCACTACGCCAATCAACAGTAGCACTCATGGCAATGGAGGCGGCGGTAGCAATAAGGAGAATAAGATTAACGGTAAAACAG TCGGAAGCAACAAGGAGAACGGAGGTCGCGGAGACAGGAAGCACGAAAAGTCTCGAACGAAAGGTGGTCGGAAACACCGTGGTGGTCGGGAAGGTAATCGCAATCGGGATAGAGCTCGGGATCGGGACCACCATGGCAAAGAGCACGGAATCAAAGACAGTCACAGTAAGCGCAATTCCAGTAGTAGCAGTAGCAGCAACAACCGAAGCAGCTGCAGCAGTAATCTTAACAAAGATAGTACAATTTCGGCGGCCACCATTGTCAATGGCATTGCGAACGATACCGGCAGAACAAACGGCGATAGCGTTGTGGCTGTGAGCAGTGCGTTCAGTGCTACCAGTACTACTAACTCCTCAGAGATCATTAGCAACAGTGGCAACGATAGCAATGATAAGCTGGCCGTCGTAGTCAACAGTCATCTGAATGGGGTTGACGACAGTGTCAAGGAAGAGCAAAACAATAGCAAAAATTTGAAACTTATTGGCAACGGTTGCAGTAGCAGTGGAAGCAGTTTAAGTACAGACGGTAAGTCGGCACCGCAACTAGACGACCtggatgatgatgacgacgagcTTGACTTTGAGGATCTGGACAATGATGCGCTCTCATCGGACAACGATGGCAAAACGGATACGCCGTCGCTGAG CAGTAGCGGTTCCTCGCGTGCAGGTGGAGACAGTGGTAGTACACTGAGTGAAACGGCCAGCGGAAAAAGTTCCCCGACTGCATTCCCCGATCCATTGGCTGTTGTAAATACTGTGATATCGACCGGTAACACGACGACAACCATCGCCATCGCCACCAGTCAGGCGTCTTCGGATGAAACCGTTGTCAATGGTGCCATCACGACAGTCAACGTCGCCATTACCAATGGTATTAGTAGCAGTAGTAGCACTTTCTCCACCTCCTCGTCCGCTTTAGCATCCGATGACAAGAGTTGCAGCGACAGTACTGAACCCGTGATATCGCCATCACCATCATTGTTTGACAGTGACGTTGATGGCACCAACCTAACCACTACAACCGTCACGACTTCGACGGCTAacaaacagcaacagcagcaaccgCAACCGCCAAATGACATAAATAAGACCAACAGTCTAATCGATAACGCCACCTCGCGGTTCTCCAAGCTAGGCATTTTTGATGACAACTGCAGTTTCTTCTCGTATAGTGCATTCGATAGGTTCAGCTTCAACAAAGACAGCCCGGATGGTAGCCAAACGACTGGTCTCACATCCTCCCAGCTACCAGATCTCCTCAGCGGTACAAATGATTCCAACGAGCAGCAAACGAAAGAGATCCTCAAGAACCTGGGAAAtattcagcagcagcagcagcagcaacaacaacaacaacaacagcaacagcatcATTTACTGAACAATGTGCATTTGCAGCAGCAGCTGAATGGTCTGGGTCTTGGAAATGGTGGTGTCGAGAGCCTGGCGGGGCTTGGCAGTAGCACCACCGATGATTGGGATGCAGCCTTCAGCAAGTACGTGATGCGCAACAAACTGGACGTTGAACATCACGAAGAACTGTTACGGGTGCAGGAGCTACAGAAGCGTAACCTCATTAATAGTGGACTGAACGGGTCGCAATTCAATGGCTTTAACG GAGACTATGCAGATTACTTCCACAACACGAACGAACTTAATAGCAGGTTGCTTAGTCAGCAACAACATCAGCATGCTCATCAGCGTTTACAGCAACAACAGCACTCCGACATGAATCACATCTATGCAGGCAACATGTCGAAGTtcttcgattttcacaaaaaccagcagcagcaacagcaagcCGCACAACACCAGCAGCAGCAAAGTCAACAATTTTTACTCAACGGACACGCGCCACTGGCCGTACCGGATCCGATGAACATTGCCGGCTTGATCGATAACAATCGGTTAAGCTCCCATTTCCTAGAACAACACACGAATG GTTTGCTAGGTTCTCAACACGCCCAGAAGCAGCGAATGCTCAATGGCCAGCTGAGTGCTCAAAGTATCCTGTTGAACGGGGCTAAtccacagcaacagcagcaacaaccacAACAACCACAGCAACAACCGCAACCAAACACCAGGCTTCACAATCCACAGCAGCCGCAACTGCagcagtatccacaacaaaatcCCGTCGTAGACGACGACTTAG GCTTCGACCCGTTCTTCGAAACCCAGAAGGGACTAGCAGAGCTAATGAATGACGAGATAAACCAACAGCAGATACCGCCGAATGTTGCAGCCGGAAGCCACAGTAAATTGTTAGAGAATGTTCAACGGACCCGGATGCCACCACCTGGCTTCAATCACATGAATGCCTTTGGTTTCGGTGTACCGAGAGCACAAG TTTCAGGCAGCAAAATTCTTCCCTTCATGAACTTAGCTAACAACACACCGCCACAGCAGCTACCACAACAGCCCCAGCCACCCAGTTGGGGTCAGCAGCTTCAGCAACAGCAGCAATTTATGGGATTCCAGCAGAATGATCAGGCTCATTTGGCACAATCCCAACTGCCGAGCGGACACAGTAAACCAG GTTTTGGAAACAATTTCGCCGACTGGACTTCGTTTGATCCAGCCATCGTCTCATACCGTCAGTTTTCGTTCATGAATGGTCCCAATCAGCCAGGTGATATGTTTCTGTCAgctcagcaacagcagcagcaacaaaatCAGCTGAATCAGCCAGGCATGCAACAACCAGGACAAG GATTTGGACATCACGGCATTAGCTTGCAGTCGAATATCATTGGccagcaacaacagcagcagcaacagccgaGCAATCCGCAAGCACAG